TTTTTTGATCTTCCCACCTATTAAAGAATGAAAACCCTAACCAATCGACATACGCATCTCCTGGGTACCAAGATTCTAATTCTTGTTGACTCTGAGACATAAAGCCTGTAGATTGCCAAACATATGCCGTATTGGTAACGCCTTCTTTTCTCAAAATATCTACCATACGCTTGTAGGCTTTCAGGGTCTGTTCTTTATCATAATGATTCCATGGTTCACCATCAAATTCATAAGCAATCCTTAAGAACACAGGTCGCTTTCCTAAAGATTTTAGAAATTCTGCTAGTTTATAGGTGAAGTGGTCATGGGTACCATCGGCTATTTTTTCTTCATGATTTACAAATTGCAAACCTATAGCCAATGCCATATTTTCATAGGCTGGCGCTGCGAGTTGCAAACTTGCATTATAGTCATTATCTCCCCAATCTGCAGTTTCGTACAAACCATCCAAACCCTCTTGAATTCTTCCAAATGATTCTTCTCCTGGGTTAATATTGGTATAGGTCGTCCAGCCAGCAGGTTTTTGAAAATGATCTAAATACCCGTCATTATAGGCCTCTAAACCACCTACCGCTTCTAGTTCTTGCCCCACAAAGATCAAAACACCGTCTTTTGGCTCAAACTTCGCTAGTTTTCTTTCATTTTTTGCAGCTGGTACTTCTGTTACTAAATCCTTCTTATCTGTACCGTTTTTACAAGAAAAAAGTAACACTGCACTCGCAATCCATATACTATAGTTAAATTTCATAGATTTATTTTTTAAATGCTATTCGTGGTCTTCTAAAGGTTTGTATTCAAACCAATCAAAGTCTGCTTGTTTATTATTTGTTTTCAAATCTTGACAACACATCCCTACAAAACATCCTGTAAATGCAGGTCTGTAGCGCTCACTTCCTTCCCGCACATAATCATCGGACAGAATGCTCATATCCAATACCGCTCCTATAGGTTGAAAATCTATTTCATTAGTACTAAAACTAAATTGAAGCGCATCATGAGCTATTACCGCTCTCAATACTATAGGAATTCCGCTAGGAATAGTGAGGCGTTGTTTTTGCTCTATAATTTCAAAGTTATCAGAAGTAAGTACGGATACTACTTTTTCTCCTTCCTCCATAGAAATATATAGGTAGTGGTAATGTCCTGTATTGTAATACACGATGAGACCTGCTAATTGCTGAAAATTTTCAGGTTCAAATTCTATTCTTGTCTGTACTTCTGCATTAAAATGCTGAAGTCTCCTAGCGATCAAAGCTTGGGTATGAGTAGAGCTTAAAGATTCTTTTCCTTTAAGTCGTACATACCCTTTCCGTTCTGTTAAGGAAAACCAATCTGGAGTCTTGGGTACCCGCAAGGACTGAAAATCAAGACTCAATTCTTCAGTTTCAAAATTAGCTCTTAGCTCCGTTTTTTTTAGGCTAAATTCTGGAAGGTTTGGAGTAGGAATTACAAGCCTAGGAAGACTGGTTTCTATTTTTAAAACAGGCCAATCCTCTTTCCATACCAATTCTTCGATAGCAGTTTCTCTTCCTAGAATACAAGGACCTAATTTTGTTAAGGGCCTACCCACAAGAAAAACAATGTACCAATCTCCATGAGCTGTTGCGACCATAGAAGCATGACCTGCTTTTTGCAACGCATGGCCTGGATAATTTCTTGTAGTTAGTATTGGGTTATTTGTATTGGCCTCATAGGGGCCTGTGATACTTTTAGAGCGCATTACTGTAGCCGCATGACCATATTCCGTACCTCCTTCTGCCAACAGCAGGTAATAATATCCATTACGTTTATAGAGATGCGGCCCTTCCGACAAGCCTATCTCGGTACCTTCGGTAAGGTAAAAAACTTCTCCTATTAATTTTCTTTGTTCTAAATGAAATTCTTGCAGTTCAATACCGCCAAAAAATTTGCCTTTCCTATGATCTACCAACATAGTGATAAACCATGTTTTAGCGCCATCATGAAAAAAAGAACCATCAAAACCCGAAGAATTTAAATACGCAGGCTCACTCCATTCTCCTAAAATATCTGCACTGGTCACCACATAATTGGGGGTATCTTTCCAGACACCATCAAAAGATTTTACATTGGTATATACCAAATAAAACAAACCATTATGGTACGACAAGCAAGGCGCCCAAACGCCACAAGAATCAGGAACCCCTTTCATCTCTAATTGTGAAATACGATCTAAGGGATGTGCTATTACCTCCCAATTTTTTAAATCTTTTGAATGGTGAATCTGCACTCCTGGGAACCATTCAAAAGTAGATGTAGCGATGTAATAATCATCGCCTACACGACAAATGGACGGATCTGGATTAAAACCTTTAAGAATAGGATTGGTAATATAGCTCATGTTCAGTTGTACTATTTAGAGACTAAGTCTAGTTCTATTTGTTCCAAGGTTTTTCCTTTGGTTTCCGGTAGTTTCTTTAGCAATATTAAAAAGCCTACTATCGCGATTACACCATAAATTAAAAAAGTAAATGCATTTCCGATGGTTGCCAATTCCCAAGGAAAAATTTGAGTGACCAACCAACTTATTAATCCGTTTAAGAAGCCAACAAAACCAATCATTAATCCACGGTATTTGGTAGGAAAGAGTTCTGATAACATCACCCACATAACCGGTCCAAGAGAAAAAGCAAA
This genomic stretch from Cellulophaga algicola DSM 14237 harbors:
- a CDS encoding glycoside hydrolase family 26 protein, with protein sequence MKFNYSIWIASAVLLFSCKNGTDKKDLVTEVPAAKNERKLAKFEPKDGVLIFVGQELEAVGGLEAYNDGYLDHFQKPAGWTTYTNINPGEESFGRIQEGLDGLYETADWGDNDYNASLQLAAPAYENMALAIGLQFVNHEEKIADGTHDHFTYKLAEFLKSLGKRPVFLRIAYEFDGEPWNHYDKEQTLKAYKRMVDILRKEGVTNTAYVWQSTGFMSQSQQELESWYPGDAYVDWLGFSFFNRWEDQKMIAFAREKGKPVFIAEASPTISGKDAKATGNTIETQLSNPEQAEEAWQKWFVPFFKTIDDNKDVVKAVHYINCHWDSHPMWKDNSTFKNIDARLQLSDTISKRWVDKISKELFIQSSPNLYEDLYQNK
- a CDS encoding glycoside hydrolase family 43 protein encodes the protein MSYITNPILKGFNPDPSICRVGDDYYIATSTFEWFPGVQIHHSKDLKNWEVIAHPLDRISQLEMKGVPDSCGVWAPCLSYHNGLFYLVYTNVKSFDGVWKDTPNYVVTSADILGEWSEPAYLNSSGFDGSFFHDGAKTWFITMLVDHRKGKFFGGIELQEFHLEQRKLIGEVFYLTEGTEIGLSEGPHLYKRNGYYYLLLAEGGTEYGHAATVMRSKSITGPYEANTNNPILTTRNYPGHALQKAGHASMVATAHGDWYIVFLVGRPLTKLGPCILGRETAIEELVWKEDWPVLKIETSLPRLVIPTPNLPEFSLKKTELRANFETEELSLDFQSLRVPKTPDWFSLTERKGYVRLKGKESLSSTHTQALIARRLQHFNAEVQTRIEFEPENFQQLAGLIVYYNTGHYHYLYISMEEGEKVVSVLTSDNFEIIEQKQRLTIPSGIPIVLRAVIAHDALQFSFSTNEIDFQPIGAVLDMSILSDDYVREGSERYRPAFTGCFVGMCCQDLKTNNKQADFDWFEYKPLEDHE